The Malus domestica chromosome 13, GDT2T_hap1 genome includes a window with the following:
- the LOC114820591 gene encoding uncharacterized protein encodes MIRVPRDDAKRGGRGGGRANWLARSESGRGKNPAQPAELRDEKKETKAVESSMSKLQLDDDTPTAKKKRYRESKKCHSQNEHCAVCLMDGHHQYLCPYRESVPLGVTKVGEGYILMCRTCGFVGNVCLHGRSYARPYRRCYMRLKHGYPSHEEVEQIRARQREMAEMSRARVERGEPSSLDDTSSDSSSDTSSDSSSDSSSEI; translated from the exons ATGATCCGGGTACCCAGAGACGACGCCAAGCGCGGAGGCAGAGGCGGAGGCAGGGCCAATTGGCTCGCGCGATCAGAGTCCGGGCGGGGGAAGAATCCAGCCCAACCGGCGGAGCTCCGAG AtgagaagaaagaaacaaaagctGTCGAAAGCTCTATGAGTAAACTCCAACTTGATGATGATACTCCTACTGCAAAGAAGAAACGTTACCGTGAGTCTAAGAAATGCCATTCTCAGAATGAGCATTGTGCAGTTTGCCTTATGGACGGCCACCACCAATATCTGTGTCCCTACCGGGAAAGTGTCCCGTTGGGCGTAACTAAAGTTGGAGAGGGCTATATACTAATGTGTAGGACTTGTGGTTTTGTGGGTAACGTCTGCCTTCATGGCCGCTCTTATGCTCGTCCCTATAGGCGGTGTTATATGCGTCTGAAACATGGGTACCCAAGCCACGAGGAAGTGGAGCAAATCAGGGCAAGACAGAGAGAAATGGCTGAAATGTCCAGGGCACGAGTGGAGAGAGGTGAACCATCCTCATTGGATGATACCTCTTCCGATTCCTCTTCTGATACCTCTTCCGATTCCTCTTCTGATTCCTCTTCTGAGATATAA
- the LOC139190873 gene encoding U-box domain-containing protein 35-like: MGRGQTQKKAGEVVAVAIDNDKGSQHALKWTIDSLVTRGQALTLLHVRQRTAIPTQTTEEVERAQAKELFLPFRCFCTKKLVSNASSLHKSDSLKCNEVMIEDKNIAKALVNYVVNNSIDILVLGAPSRSGLLRY; encoded by the exons ATGGGAAGAGGTCAAACACAAAAGAAGGCGGGGGAGGTGGTGGCTGTGGCAATAGACAATGACAAGGGCAGCCAACATGCTCTCAAATGGACTATTGATAGTCTTGTCACCAGAGGTCAAGCTCTCACGCTGCTCCATGTTAGACAAAGAACCGCAATTCCCACCCAAa CCACAGAGGAGGTTGAAAGGGCTCAAGCCAAAGAGTTGTTTCTACCATTCCGCTGCTTTTGCACGAAAAAACTTGTGAGCAATGCTTCTTCCCTTCATAAAAGTGATAGT CTAAAATGCAATGAAGTCATGATCGAGGATAAAAACATAGCAAAAGCACTGGTAAACTATGTTGTCAATAATTCAATTGACATTTTGGTACTTGGTGCGCCGTCAAGAAGCGGCCTTCTCAGGTACTGA